The Schistosoma mansoni, WGS project CABG00000000 data, supercontig 0150, strain Puerto Rico, whole genome shotgun sequence genomic interval TACTCGGTAAGAAGTGGAACCGATTCCGCttatttttaacatgatttaaagaggtattttgcatgaataagttcgcatcaataccgtagGCTCGTGACATCTCACTTGACATAAgaagccgtaatttaacatgttctgccccacagacaggtggattgaagttatctgcACACCATCATGTTGGCTGGTCAGTAAcaccaccctccctccttttatgatgttaggctctcttacgtttatggtcagtatgaatattgttTCAATCAAGGACCATAATtactagttccatgttacaaacAAAGCAGATGGTAAAAGCGTTTGTATCATGAGTTAGATTTTCATTTGatatatcgtactgctatgaagataactaatggtaaaagtTATAAGAGACAAGCTaaattatatgtggttaagagatggtaaagACTAATTgcaaaccagaggatatgaaagggtagattgtaaaatttcagggtaagaaaaataaaatattgagcaactcacaagaattCAGGATatttgagcttcttttgatcggccttattTGGTGAATATCAATAAGAtcagtgagttatctgtctacttgtaataagaaaaataagaggacatgacacttaggaagaataatatgGTTTTAACCactagagagattcggaaactgaaagTGAAGTTTAGGAGCAGAAGGCCCTTTGCACATTTCagtttttattaatgatatttttGAGTGCTTTCGTGTAAAtaagtcccttttgtatgcagacgatcttaaagTGGTgcattcattttctccacatgagctgagcaatattcaaaattgtatcggcacggagcttaacaaggtagcacagtggtgctcaaaatggcaactggagcttgatacagctaaatgtgaatggttatgcttcggtgatacatcactcaacatcgatcttaccataaatggtgaagtgttatctaggttacacacagtagtagacctAGGACTTAGATACTCCTACGACTTGTCATTTgccgaacagataatgaaacaaacttccaagtctcaacggCTTATAGGTCACATACCTCGAAACATTCATAATATCAAATCACGTATTATattgtacaaagtttgtgttcgacaTCTCGAATACTGcacgtttctccttagtagcgcgcgtataaaggataaattaaggctggaatcagtacagagacgagttacgcttcgtactcttggaactgatagtatCTTGACATATAactcgaggtgtagtaaaccaGGGCTTGAccatttatggaagaggagactcaaacttaaccttatcttctttttcaaaatacttaacaaactatccttcacatccaaccgGGCGATTCAGTatgctaaagcctcacattacgacattcgtaactccgtGTCTTagcgaaatatacatattccaGATCTTAtctctacatgaattacttCACCTGGAAGTTTTCTATACTATGGAATAATCTACTACAAACTATCCGTACGTCAAGCtctctcccattatttgttcgctccattaatgcatattgctcctctgaaaatgcattaaatgctctagcgcctgtaagtgtatcttactccacaagtgggATTAtgggaactttaaatgtttaaccacttacttgctgtcccTTTACAGACTTTGCATTAACATTTTCACTAGCAACTCTAacacgtttgaataatatctaacataaaCAGTGATAAACTGACCggcatattttggcaatcattgttttgttgttccgtgctctttgctttaaccTCACTTTCTCTAGTTgcagatatttatcaataactcgctctggcactggaaataaccttaaagaaatacgttcataaatcatcaggctgtccacttaagaaaaaattaaaagttctcTGGtattgcattggcttgccgtgatatatgccatatataaacgacatatcaattactgaaccagcaaacataaaacaattttatatataatgatttttctctacattaaatgttgctgttaatatcaaactgatcatgcctgtaaactggtgcgaattctgcaaatattattttcagaatatattataaTTGTAATCAAAAAATAGTGGGGGGAGGATAAAGCATGTCTTCTTTAGTTTGGTTATATTCATGCTAACGACAAGggggttcgttatattcttgttccatCTAGATATTAGGTGGTCCATAACAAAGTGTCTCATTGGTGGGccggagttcaaggaatagttggtgaagctctttagagtttagtaacagagTTATTAAACTTGTAAATTTGACacaggtgtcacagttacggataggtactGACAACCTGTTCCATAATAAGCTATACCGTATACTATagggtaaatagtgtatatgcattgtttcttagtctataagACTAAAAGAGATAAGATAACACACAGGGGGGTACCACGCCATTGAGgttgagccatgccatccgatCAATCGCATTCAATTTCGTATGAATATTCCTGCGTCCAGCATTATTGACCTCGCAATGTTACATGTTGAAAGTCTACCTTCCCATTTACGCGATGTCCAGGTTTGATAAGTGTGTGCTTGGGGCACATTGCCACCACGGTTTTACATATTCTCTCATCTGGCCGTCAGACAGTCCTATAAACTTATCTGATGTCTAAATAAAGAAGCTTGGATTAGATGACAGTGCACTGAAGACAAACGTTGACAAATTCTCACCGAAATTGTTGTTAACCTACATCCATCGATAGCCATTCAACACTTGAACTTGTAGATCTATAGAAGACTGTATTTATGGATACTAAATTTATGGAAGATATACCCATAGAAATGTCAAATAGACGAGTTTAAAAGTTTCTACCTGGTTAACGTTTGTTTTGTCTTCACAAGCCGATCTACCATCTACAGATGTGTTAAGAACAAGAAACCTCTTTGGGTTACAACGATTTACAAGAGTAGACTCGTAAACTCTGACGCTGGTAACAGATTCTCAGTTCATCTAGATATTCGGAAGACCAGTCCATTTATAGTAATCTTTAAACTGAAATTTCCATATGGTCTTACAAATTATGTATCTCTTATCCAGAGAGCTAACAGTTGCGAATCACTCCTCAGATAATACATACCAGTTGTTCGACTACATTTTTAAGTACTCTATAACATCAGCAATCAGTGTATGACGTgaacattatttcattttattcccCATCTTAGTACTCAATAAACGATCCATGGTTCATCCTATACAGCACACACAACATTGATGTCGCAACCTTGTATAGACCAATTGAGATTTTCGCACTTACTTCTTGTTCAATCGACGCGATTCCCGATATTTCGTTATACCAAATGGGTGGCAGTCTTGTCAATCGACTGCACTAATTGTGGTCAGTGTGAGTTATTAGTGGACGTGTAGAGTTGTGGTCTAGTTTGTTGTTACTGTGTTGCTAAAATATTAGACCTCATAccaaaattataaaatatgtgGCGAATTCATTGTGTAATCGATTAGATCTAACATGAAAATCAGATCAGTTTCTATactgactcatcgtatcgtaGTAATTAACTATATGGTACTAAGCACTTAAGAAGCACACATTTTAGCTTGAGAGGGAATAACACATTTAATGTGTAAATGTGTGGGTTATACAAGAATGATCACGCCTGCAACGCTGAAACAAGTTATGTTGATTTAATGAATGCGTGTTTAGACACCCACATTTACTGACCCTCTACTAATGTTATATGTTGAAAGTGAATCTTGTGAACGATTAAATCTTCAGCTTCGAGGACCACGTGGTTAGTAATCAATAACACTACATATTTGTACTTCTCGAAATCAGAGTGAATGGGATAGTCTCAAAAATGTAGGACTTATGGATATCAGCAGCCACCACACTGCCTGCCAGTGGGTTGGTTAATTATAATGTGAAGATAATGAGGTAATAAATCGAGTGATAAAGGATGATGGTTTCGAAACTTGCATGCATCTTTATAAGTTGACGGTGTGAAAGAAAATAGAGCTGAAAGAAAGAGAAGGAAAACAAAGAAGATAATAAGAGATAAGTGGAGCAATAACTTGTATGTTGTAATGATAACAGTCGTAGATTATAAGACATGGATAGAACACACACAATCGAAGTTGGAGATGACGATCCATGAATGAGTATATGTTTGCATGCCTAATAGTGTAAGATACAAACAGCTTATTTCCTCTGTAGTCCGTTTTCGTTATATTCATAGCTCGTGAATTAGCTTACAAACCATAGACAGAACATTTGGTAATACAAACCACAGAATAGATAGAACAAGAGAGCATAAAACTCTTGGTGCCGCTTGAAAAATTTTGAACATTATTGATATCTCACGCAGTTTCACCTCATGGCAGCCATACCGCTAAACTAAATCTCCTGTAAGTAGTCAAAGGTCTCTCTGAATAAATACAAGGACGAGCAATGAAATGAGTGGTAGGACTGAGGAAAAAAACATATGAGGATAAACTTCGCTACCTGAAGTTTTTCATGCCGAGTTACCCAATAATTAGTGGTTATACGACAGTAGCAAACAGAACGCTAGAATATTCGGTATTATTGTAccataaataaattgattatcTCTACACGAGTTCTCTTTCACTACATTTTAATGTATCTCCTACACATTTTTAAAATCTCATTTATTGTATAATGGCTACCGATATCAGAAAACCGATGTCTCTGGACAAATACACTTCCTCGAACTCTAGGTACTGAAACCGGTGGTTTCAACTTGTGGACGTATTCTAAATATTTAAAGACGAAACAATTAATAGTTACACACTAAAAGATAGTCAATGGTACACAAGAATAAATGTATTTGTGCTAAGCGACAGGAAGATGACAATAAATTATAGTGAATGCATGTCTCTTTAAAGAGTGTCCTTTTCTGCAAGCACCACGAAAGAAGTTCACTCAACATGTCAATATTCTTCTGACAGCTTGGCAAAGATGGCGTGAAGAAAAACATGTCTCATTGTGTTTTAAGATGGGAAAAGTCAGGAACGCAGAGAAGTGGAGACATTCCTCAAATGTATGCAACACGGTTATGGTGTACAGTCAATTTCAGAGGCCAATATACATCCGTGGAAGTGAACAACTGACGAAGAATTATATATAGCGCATTCCGAGATATTTACTATCAAGTGACAGGAGACGTACACTTAAAGTTGAAGAATGTAGGCATAACAAATAAAATGCAGGTGTGACTGAGTGCTCTGTGGCAGAAAAGCTAAATAACACAGGATATACGCCAGGTagtaaaattatcaaattttgTTGTCATTAAATAACTGTCAAATTTATAAAGACTTTTGACGTTGAAGAACAGTATTGTCCCTAAATATGATCATCAAATTCCAGATACTGCTCCATGACATGGCGAAGTGAGACCAACCAACTCGTCTAGCTCATGAAACCTGGTTATTAAAACATTGGGTATTGGATTGGAGTTTAAAAGTTTGAAGGTCGATTGATAGTATTTGAACTACTTCGAAAGTTAGGGTCATGCAGTTAACAGTAGTTATTTCTTCGGGTATGTTGATTCAGGGAAGAGATGTAATGTTCTACTGTAGGTCTTCTGGAAGTACTAAGGAGACATCAATATCTGCATGTGCCGTTACATAAGAAACTTTGCAGGCTTTTTGTGTTTACTGCTCAGTTGCgatttgaattttatttgtcCAAACGGAAAATCAATCTTTGCGACTGCGGAGGTCCCGTTTTTATTTGGTCCTCAAAAATCAGTAAACGTTCTCATTTCTTAAATATTGTGTTTTTGTCAGGTTATTAGTGATATTAAAGCCCATGCTTTATTCCTGACAATCCACTTGAATTCCAACGCATCGCGAGAATGTTTGAAATCCATTGGAAGAATCCAGGTATTTTAGATAATTTTGAATCTTTTCAATTTTATGCTATATTTGAGTACAGGCAAGTGAGTTTCTATAAGTAGATGAAAATTATTTGAGATAGTTTTCAACTATGTTTTCTCTAATGGTGTTTCTTCAGGCTTATGTTTCTTGTTCGAACTTCACTCGAGACGTATGTGCATCATGCAAAAATGCGATCAACTGTGTGAGAATGGAAATGCATTATCCTATAATATGACAAACGTGCAACGTAGTGATCAGTTAACAGAAAATGTTCATGTATTATGAAATATAAGGAAGAAAATTGTAATGTTCATATCCGTGTTCCATTCTCGAAGAATGTAATTCCACCGTTTCGCAGTCGATATGACTTggaatcaatcaataatacatTGGAAACTAGTACTATCTCGCAAGCGTTGTAGAGAAAATGAAATCAATCAATATAAAATCTATATAAAGTAGATCGAGATTGTTTGTTCCAGTGaatattcatctttttttatGTCTGCTACCGATTCACGAAGAAATGTGTTATTCAGCCTTTCACTTTTCGTTTCACTTCAGGATTTCAAAATAGTGCTTGCGTCGTGATATTCTCAGGGCTTTTCATTAAGACGTCCACGTTTCTAAGAGTGTATATATTTCAAGCTTCATGATCATTTGTGATTCAATTAAGTACTTACTCGACATGCTGTGTATGCTTTGTTCATTCATTGTAGAAATATGTTCGTCAGATTTGTTCACATAATTTGTGTGGAAGATATAATGAGATTCTATACGGTGTCGGGTTCGGAATGGACTATCTGAGAAAAATCAGTCATAATTTCCTACTCAGAGGTATCGAAAACTATGAATATCGTGAAAGATCTGGAAAGTTTGGTAAACTGCCTAAAACAGGTAAGTTTGGTTTTACTTATTTGTTCGTTTTCAGGATTCATTGTCACGATTCAAATGAGTGAAATAGTCTTTAATTCAACTGTCTAGGGTTTTGTAAGCGTTTCATatgacccgaccgttgctgctaccttgacgtggtggtcgggcttgcctatcgtgatgaagcaaccgagctatgctggctggaacaatcgttcctcgagttcctaccatgccagacaggtcggttgaagagcggtgagattaaaagcagcaaacccaaggtccgaaggcgaagtcgtactgctgactgtacagaggtgtgacagcagtaaggtgtttccttcagacaaccagcatgacagcgatgctgccttctcacaaggaggggtgggattAGAAAAAGTCggccctaaaaatgcacacctcgccttatcccacggatttccgtctccggcggtaaggtttttttttgaagaacggagctaacacaaaaactacccacaaaaaggtcgtgtgtgaccgacctcaagcagttgtcccttgggcactgcggtcacgctctcaggtcattaagaccacttctaacccaatttccttttcaggtacctctagaagaatccttccacggtgtgggcaaccggaaagtgataactgccctcatacctctaacaacactcaagaccactgtattcataatcaatctccttcttcacttcctactattccttctaccttgactttcaacactaaacttcctgttccggtttcctcctcaagtgtcaccatggctaacgattctagtgcgcgaaagtctgtcccaggtctactaaaacctcgctccaaactacacattggagccttcaacgtacgtaccctatgccaaatccgtcaacaggcctccttagctaaaaccctagaatctcgtaccattgatgtatgctgtgtctccgaaacacgcatacaggatcccagtgtggtcattcacttgacctcacctcgccaaaatggacagccaacgaaatacaccctccgtgtatctggcgatccgttggctagttctcgcggacttgcaggtgtaggcatagcactaagtacaagggcagaacaggcactactggaatggatccccgttaacagtcgcctgtgtgctgtccggctaaatggctccgtaagaactcggaaggatagggacacacgtcgttgccttttcgtcgtttctgcctacgctcccactgactgcagccatgatgaggtgaaagatgacttttacagaaagctaagcgctcagacatagtagtcgtagcgggtgactttaatgcccaggtaggcaacttaaatcaaacagaaagacatttaggtgggtgttttagtattccggctcaacgaaccgataatggtgatcgtctgttgcaactatgctcagacaatcgtttatttttagcaagcactaattttaagcataaggaaagacatcgtctaacatggcgaccacctacaccaaaccaacgatggactcaaatagaccatattgtcatcagtcatcgttggagaggctcaatagaagattgtcgctcgtattggaatacttgtttagactctgatcacgctttaatacgagcgcgcatttgtctgcgccttaatggacgcaggaaaattacactaagaagacccattaggattgaactggaggacgagaaagccaaatgcgaattccagaaacaactgagttcacatctaggcagttctgtaaacgagactgacccagatgctgcttggaaagacatacgaacagctgtggaaacagcagtaacatctattagtcatttaaaccatagggctccaaaaaaccagtggatttcctctaagtctatttcactgatggattcgcgtaaactcatcccatcaggctctgaacacgacgaagagcgtaaagaaattagatctaggttaactaaaagtctaaggaacgatcgtgagcagtggtgggcaacgaaaacaaaagagatggaaaaggcagcggctgtaggcaacaccaggcaactattcagactaataaaagaaaccgtaATTAacaagtcaagtgtaagtgagacaatctccgaaaaagacggaacccttatctgctctcaacctaaacgtttagaacgatgggcggaacactttaaggagcagtttagctggccttcagctactgcacaactacccactattcccagaaaacctgaatggaacattgaggtaggccccccgaccctacttgaagttcaaaaggctataagtaatctgaaacgaggaaaagcagctggtccagatggattggctccagaggtctttaaatatggtggtccaattttagcgattaggttgactaatattctggctaaaatctgggagacggatgtaatcccatccgactggtcacaatcacttatagtcccaatatataaaaaggggtcaaaatcatcctgcgataaccatagagggattagtctgactaacatagcatctaaaatactagcctcaataattatcgggcgcctaactaagactcgtgaactgcaaacacgagaaaatcaggctggcttcagacctggtcgtggctgtatcgaccacatattcaccattcgtcaagttttagagcacagacacgcttatcggcgtccgacaatggtagtttttcttgacttgaaagcagcatttgactctgtagaccgagaggttctgtggcagtgtctgtcattgaaaggtgtacctcagaagtacataaaccttttgaaggctctttactcgaacactaccagtcgagtgagagcttatggcgaactgtcatatgattttacaacctcaagtggtgtccgtcaaggttgtccactatccccgtttttgtttaacttcattatagacctgttgctggaaataacactctcttcgactgaatctacaggaattgatctcctaccagggggaccactaagcgacttagaatacgcagatgacatagtcctgtttggtgaagacgctggcaaaatgcagagtcttctgttggaactcagtaataatgccaggatgtttgggatgcgtttctccccatccaaatgtaaattgttactccaggactggcctgcgtcaacacccgaactaaggatagggagtgaagtagtcgaacgcgtcgacaacttcacttatcttggaagtctgatcagccctaatgggttggtgtctgacgaaatctctgcacggattcaaaaagctcgtttggcttttgccaacttacgtcacctatggcgtagacgagatatccgtctatcaattaagggacgagtatactgcgcatcagttcgttctgttctactttacggctgtgaaacatggccattaagagtaaaagatactcgtaggttactagtatttgaccacagatgccttagaaatattgctcgcatctgctgggatcaccgggtaagtaatagtgaggttaggcgcagggtattagggaacgatggtaaatcagttgatgaggtgatgaatcttcatcgactgagatggttgggccatgtgttacgtatgcctgaacaccgattatcacgacgcgctatgatgactagtattggggacggttggaagagagttaggggcggccaaaccaaaacatggcatcagtgcttgaagtcactaacttctagtctgagccatgttggcagatgcagactacctggttggggtccgcgtgactatcgtaaccaatggttggagactctgtgtgacatggctcagaatcgatcacaatggcgtaggtgtatacactctttatcttcccttaaaccttgagactaaaattgcttcatatctctcttccttcctgtactatatccctatatacaacctataatttatatactactaccaacactaaattaactactattaatccggtgttgatcttgttgtgctaacgaggtatggcaacttggaccgatgcatatatgtgcctggtcctacgttgtagctgactgactgactgacgtaaactcatcccatcaggctctgaacatgacgaagagcgtaaacaaatcagacctaggttaactaaaagtctaaggaacgatcgtgagcagtggtgggcaacgaaaacaaaagagatggaaaaggcagcggctgtaggcaacaccaggcaactattcagactaataaaagaaaccgtaATTAacaagtcaagtgtaagtgagacaatctccgaaaaagacggaacccttatctgctctcaacctaaacgtttagaacgatgggcggaacactttaaggaacagtttagctggccttcagctactgcacaactacccactattcccagacagtctgaatggaacattgaggtaggccccccgaccctacttgaagttcaaaaggctataagtaatctgaaacgaggaaaagcagctggtccagatggattggctccagaggtctttaaatatggtggtccaattttagcgattaggttgactaatattctggctaaaatctgggagacggatgtaatcccatccgactggtcacaatcacttatagtcccaatatataaaaaggggtcaaaatcatcctgcgataaccatagagggattagtctgactaacatagcatctaaaatactagcctcaataattatcgggcgcctaactaagactcgtgaactgcaaacacgagaaaatcaggctggcttcagacctggtcgtggctgtatcgaccacatattcaccattcgtcaagttttagagcacagacacgcttatcggcgtccgacaatggtagtttttcttgacttgaaagcagcatttgactctgtagaccgagaggttctgtggcagtgtctgtcattgaaaggtgtacctgagaagtacataaaccttttgaaggctctttactcgaacactaccagtcgagtgagagcttatggcgaactgtcatatgattttacaacctcaagtggtgtccgtcaaggctgtccactatccccatttttgtttaacttcattatagacctgttgctggaaataacactctcttcgactgaatctacaggaattgatctcctaccagggggaccactaagcgacttagaatacgcagatgacatagtcctgtttggtgaagacgctggcaaaatgcagagtcttctgttggaactcagtaataatgccaggatgtttgggatgcgtttctccccatccaaatgtaaattgttactccaggactggcctgcgtcaacacctgaactaaggatagggagtgaagtagtcgaacgcgtggacaacttcactgaCTATTGGATGTGATTGGTACTTTTGTAATGTAATCACGTGATCTAAGTAGATTGATGTTTTGAAACATACTGTTCATTAACCGGATACTTCTAACTTTCACTCAGGAACACTTGTTTTATTAATGTTGTAGGTGGCGATATATTTGTCCATGCAAAGTGTAATGATCATGGCATGTTGTTTGATTTGGCAGATTCCATCATTCAGAATATGCCGCCTGGATGTATGGATAAATTTGAAGATATTTACGGTTGGATATATCATGATAGGCGTGATTTGAGTGAATTTGTTGATGGTATGTAATTCAGTATATTGTACTTTCATGTTGGTTATTGAATTGTGTAGATTACAATGTTCTGCTATTTAGTCCACTTTTCGGGTCATTAAGAGCACTCAAGAAGTACTTCTCTCTTGCAAATGAGTTTTGTTCGAAAGATGCGCAGTCGGATAGCCATAAATTTATCACAACTGCTTAGTGATTTCCAGTATCTTTCTCacaaataaaaacatatttgattGGAAATACTTCGAAAATCAGTTGAGGTGATCTCCTTTTGTAATAAGCTTTTATGTTTCTTTCGGTTGATCGCGACTAAAAATATCAAAGTTGCCTATCTTGTTGAGATTGGTTGTTTGGTGTAAAATCAATGCATATTTAATGAAAAACTAGTAATATACCTATCAAGTTCATATCAGTTGTTTCTTGATTTCCATGGTGTGCTGTTAAAATCATTCATTGTCAAAACTTACGAGAAAAACGTTTTGGTTTGCATGAGTATTGAGTTTGATTATGAATGATTGGTGCTAGGTTTATGTAAAGTGTCATTAAGTTAGTGGGATATTTGCTAACTAGCTTTCATCTACTCGTATGTTGAAAAAGATTAGACCACGATGACCACTTATGTGATCAAGATACATTACTGGTGAAAATTTTGAGGTCAACGTCTCACATCATACGTATAATGAAAACTAGTTTCTATGCAATATAAGCTTAACATTTCAATATGTATCCTATTTTGTAATAAGGCACGGAGAACCCTAAGCGTATGGATGATCGAGCTGAGGTGGCAATCAACAAACGAACAGGTGGAAGTTACGCTGTTGTTCAGAAATGGGTTCACAATATGAGTTTGCTCTATAAGGCAGCTGGTAAGAGATGTT includes:
- a CDS encoding Dyp-type peroxidase, putative, with translation MCRYIRNFAGFLCLLLSCDLNFICPNGKSIFATAEVPFLFGPQKSVISDIKAHALFLTIHLNSNASRECLKSIGRIQKYVRQICSHNLCGRYNEILYGVGFGMDYLRKISHNFLLRGIENYEYRERSGKFGKLPKTGGDIFVHAKCNDHGMLFDLADSIIQNMPPGCMDKFEDIYGWIYHDRRDLSEFVDGTENPKRMDDRAEVAINKRTGGSYAVVQKWVHNMSLLYKAADGEKERWIGRTIKDSYELIRKPDTSHVARMVGSAEFKAKKKYRIVRQAQPYGTLSGGAGLLFIAYAADIDNFNFMLDRMTGHSGDKKNDNIMVFSRCVTGNYWYFPGLLEFNLLVRNLPRGIRL